A single window of Drosophila suzukii chromosome 3, CBGP_Dsuzu_IsoJpt1.0, whole genome shotgun sequence DNA harbors:
- the rept gene encoding ruvB-like helicase 2: MAETEKIEVRDVTRIERIGAHSHIRGLGLDDVLEARLVSQGMVGQKDARRAAGVVVQMVREGKIAGRCILLAGEPSTGKTAIAVGMAQALGTETPFTSMSGSEIYSLEMSKTEALSQALRKSIGVRIKEETEIIEGEVVEIQIERPATGTGQKVGKVTLKTTEMETNYDLGNKIIECFMKEKIQAGDVITIDKASGKVNKLGRSFTRARDYDATGAQTRFVQCPEGELQKRKEVVHTVTLHEIDVINSRTHGFLALFSGDTGEIKQEVRDQINNKVLEWREEGKAEINPGVLFIDEVHMLDIECFSFLNRALESDMAPVVVMATNRGITRIRGTNYRSPHGIPIDLLDRMIIIRTVSYLEKEVKEILKIRCEEEDCIMHPDALTILTRIATDTSLRYAIQLITTANLVCRRRKATEVNTEDVKKVYSLFLDENRSSKILKEYQDDYMFSEITEELEKEPASGGGAKRRVEGGGGDAQPMEH; this comes from the coding sequence ATGGCCGAGACCGAGAAAATCGAGGTACGCGACGTGACTCGCATCGAGCGCATTGGCGCCCATTCGCACATTCGCGGATTGGGACTGGACGATGTTCTGGAGGCTCGCTTGGTTTCCCAGGGAATGGTGGGCCAGAAGGACGCCCGTCGTGCCGCAGGAGTGGTGGTGCAGATGGTGCGCGAGGGCAAGATCGCCGGTCGATGCATCCTGCTGGCCGGAGAGCCCAGCACCGGCAAAACGGCCATCGCCGTGGGAATGGCCCAGGCTCTGGGCACCGAAACCCCATTCACCAGTATGTCCGGATCGGAGATCTACTCCCTCGAGATGAGCAAGACCGAGGCTCTGTCACAGGCGCTGCGCAAAAGTATTGGCGTTCGCATCAAGGAGGAGACCGAGATTATCGAGGGTGAGGTGGTGGAGATCCAAATCGAGCGCCCTGCCACCGGAACTGGACAAAAGGTGGGCAAGGTAACCCTGAAGACCACCGAGATGGAGACCAACTACGATCTGGGCAACAAGATCATCGAGTGCTTCATGAAGGAGAAGATCCAGGCCGGCGACGTGATCACCATCGATAAGGCCTCCGGCAAGGTCAACAAATTGGGCCGCAGCTTTACTAGAGCCAGGGACTACGACGCCACCGGTGCTCAGACCAGATTCGTCCAGTGCCCCGAGGGAGAGCTCCAGAAACGCAAGGAGGTGGTGCACACTGTGACCCTGCACGAGATCGATGTGATCAACAGTCGCACCCACGGATTCCTGGCTCTGTTTTCCGGCGATACCGGTGAAATCAAGCAGGAGGTGCGTGACCAAATCAACAACAAGGTGCTCGAGTGGCGCGAGGAGGGCAAGGCCGAGATTAACCCGGGAGTACTCTTCATAGACGAGGTGCACATGCTGGACATTGAGTGCTTCTCCTTTTTGAATCGCGCCTTGGAATCGGACATGGCCCCGGTCGTGGTTATGGCGACCAATCGCGGCATTACTCGCATCAGGGGCACCAACTACCGAAGCCCCCATGGCATCCCCATTGATCTACTTGATCGCATGATCATCATTCGCACAGTTTCTTATTTGGAGAAGGAGGTCAAGGAGATCCTGAAGATCCGTTGCGAGGAGGAGGACTGCATCATGCACCCGGATGCCCTCACCATACTCACGCGCATTGCCACGGATACGAGCCTGCGCTATGCCATTCAACTTATTACCACAGCTAATTTGGTTTGTCGTCGTCGCAAGGCTACCGAAGTCAATACCGAGGATGTGAAGAAGGTGTACTCGCTGTTCCTGGACGAGAATCGTTCGAGCAAGATCCTGAAGGAGTATCAGGACGACTACATGTTCAGCGAGATCACAGAGGAGCTGGAAAAAGAACCTGCTTCTGGAGGCGGAGCAAAGCGTCGTGTGGAGGGCGGCGGAGGCGATGCCCAGCCCATGGAGCATTAG
- the nes gene encoding lysophospholipid acyltransferase 5, which translates to MTEYTEVVPHNGLMDGIAWGVGVPVEALRLLLTIVAGYPLAAFYQKFIAVIADRTVHHMFFAGCGAGLCYFNYGRDTYHSLVAILTTYFLVLLLRKKAQIFLAINFVFHMTYLLLGYFYTSSNEYDILWTMPHCILVLRMIGYGFDITDGLKEESQLSKEQKETALKEPPSLLELLAFAYFPSGFLVGPQFPFSRYQAFVNGQFRQHEGSLEAGVRRFAAGAFYLIVCQVGLRYLPDSYFLTPEFAEVPFIKRIYFLGFWAKFSLYKYISCWMLTEGALICIGLTYKGEDKNGQPDWSGCSNVKLKLLETGNTMEHYVQSFNVNTNQWVGQYIYKRLKFLNNRTISYGAALGFLAIWHGYHSGYYVTFLMEYMVVSTEKQITHFYTKVVLPKWGHILNNSDIYKLLYFITMKSYNVVYMGWCLTAFVFLKYERWIVVYGAVNYYGFTVLIVWAVFYHTYNHLFRISSRKEAGEDKSTEKLTEEKKPEDKKSE; encoded by the exons ATGACGGAATACACGGAGGTCGTGCCCCACAATGGCCTGATGGATGGAATCGCCTGGGGGGTTGGGGTCCCCGTGGAGGCCCTCCGATTGCTCCTAACCATCGTGGCTG GCTATCCCTTGGCAGCGTTCTATCAAAAGTTTATAGCCGTCATTGCCGATAGGACCGTGCATCACATGTTCTTTGCCGGATGCGGCGCTGGGTTGTGTTACTTTAACTACGGCCGCGACACATATCACTCCCTGGTGGCCATTCTGACCACCTATTTCCTGGTACTCCTCCTGCGCAAGAAAGCACAAATATTCCTGGCCATAAACTTTGTATTCCACATGACTTATCTGCTGCTTGGCTATTTCTACACCTCCAGCAATGAATACGATATTCTGTGGACGATGCCCCACTGCATTTTGGTACTCCGAATGATTGGCTACGGCTTTGACATCACCGACGGACTGAAAGAGGAATCGCAGTTGTCTAAGGAGCAGAAGGAAACAGCTCTTAAGGAACCCCCGTCGCTGCTGGAACTCTTGGCCTTTGCCTATTTCCCCAGTGGATTTTTGGTGGGACCACAGTTTCCCTTCAGCCGCTATCAGGCCTTCGTCAACGGCCAATTCCGTCAGCACGAGGGGAGCTTGGAGGCTGGCGTGCGCCGGTTTGCAGCCGGCGCCTTCTACCTGATCGTGTGTCAAGTGGGTCTGAGATATCTCCCCGATTCGTACTTCCTGACCCCGGAGTTTGCGGAAGTTCCCTTTATCAAGAGGATCTATTTCCTGGGCTTCTGGGCCAAATTCAGCCTGTACAAGTACATATCATGCTGGATGCTCACAGAGGGAGCACTCATCTGCATTGGCTTAACGTACAAAGGAGAGGACAAGAACGGACAACCCGATTGGTCGGGCTGCAGCAATGTGAAGCTAAAGCTCCTGGAGACGGGGAACACGATGGAACACTACGTGCAAAGCTTCAATGTGAACACGAATCAGTGGGTGGGACAGTACATCTACAAGCGGCTGAAGTTCCTCAACAATCGGACGATCAGCTATGGCGCTGCTTTGGGTTTCTTGGCCATCTGGCACGGATACCACAGCGGATACTACGTTACCTTCCTCATGGAATACATGGTCGTGAGCACCGAAAAGCAA ATAACCCACTTCTACACCAAAGTGGTGTTGCCCAAGTGGGGCCACATCCTCAACAACTCGGACATTTACAAACTTCTGTACTTCATCACTATGAAATCGTACAACGTAGTTTACATGGGTTGGTGTCTCACCGCATTTGTGTTTCTGAAATACGAGCGTTGGATCGTGGTTTACGGAGCGGTTAACTACTACGGATTCACGGTTCTGATCGTCTGGGCTGTCTTCTACCACACTTATAATCACCTTTTCCGGATCAGTTCTCGAAAAGAAGCTGGTGAGGACAAAAGTACGGAAAAGCTCACAGAGGAAAAGAAGCCAGAAGACAAAAAGTCTGAGTAG
- the Bet1 gene encoding BET1 homolog: protein MRRNNYPYQPLNQQPSGSHPAASHDSLEAENEQAAEELKQKIGALKSLTIDIGNEVRYQDKLLRGIDDDMDRTSGFLGNTMTRVMRLAKQGGGARQMCYMFLFVLFVFFILWLTLKFK from the coding sequence ATGCGCCGCAACAACTACCCATATCAGCCCCTGAACCAGCAGCCATCGGGATCCCATCCTGCGGCGAGTCACGATTCCCTGGAGGCGGAGAACGAACAGGCGGCGGAGGAGCTGAAACAGAAGATCGGGGCCCTGAAGTCCCTCACCATCGACATAGGCAATGAGGTGCGCTACCAGGACAAGCTGCTGCGCGGGATCGACGACGACATGGATCGCACAAGCGGGTTCCTGGGCAACACGATGACGCGAGTGATGCGACTGGCCAAGCAGGGCGGTGGAGCCCGCCAGATGTGCTACATGTTTCTCTTCGTCCTCTTCGTTTTCTTCATCCTCTGGCTGACCCTCAAGTTCAAGTAG
- the Max gene encoding protein max, giving the protein MSMSDDDRDIDIESDDDADSDTGLGSSRHTSTANFTQAEKRAHHNALERRRRDHIKESFTNLREAVPTLKGEKASRAQILKKTTECIQTMRRKISDNQKDIEEIRKQNFILDQQIRALESPNGDSLAEFLSDEELESEEAEDDLDQPDFSRRNKKMKTFHA; this is encoded by the exons ATGAGTATGAGTGACGACGACCGAGACATAGACATCGAGAGTGAC GACGACGCGGATTCGGATACTGGTCTGGGTTCCTCCCGCCACACGAGCACTGCGAATTTCACCCAG GCCGAGAAGCGGGCGCATCACAATGCCTTGGAGCGGAGGCGGCGGGACCACATCAAGGAGAGCTTTACGAATCTGCGGGAGGCAGTCCCCACGCTCAAGGGCGAGAAG GCGAGTCGAGCTCAAATCCTGAAAAAGACCACCGAATGCATACAGACAATGAGGCGGAAGATCAGTGATAACCAGAAGGACATTGAGGAGATCAGAAAACAAAACTTTATACTAGATCAGCAGA TTCGAGCCCTGGAGAGTCCGAATGGTGACTCCCTCGCCGAATTTCTCAGCGACGAGGAACTGGAGAGCGAGGAGGCCGAAGATGACCTCGACCAGCCAGACTTCAGCAGACGCAATAAGAAGATGAAGACCTTCCACGCATAG
- the LOC108020454 gene encoding SOSS complex subunit C homolog, translating to MAFPTTSAQQAETNRKILEEIQTKKQLLAGGIINLGLSTTSQMPTTQLLGQPTTTTPDFQAGVGIASNATSTTRSAFNPTSSTTLGFFVPQDSYFGNSFIPVLPRLEPLPSPATTPTTPNAPAGLNISK from the exons ATGGCTTTTCCCACCACAAGTGCCCAGCAAGCAGAGACGAACCGCAAGATACTCGAGGAGATCCAGACGAAGAAGCAGTTGCTCGCGGGCGGGATCATAAACCTGGGGCTGAGCACCACGAGTCAG ATGCCCACCACCCAGCTACTGGGCCAGCCAACTACAACGACTCCCGACTTCCAGGCGGGCGTGGGCATTGCCTCCAATGCCACATCGACCACCCGCTCTGCATTTAATCCAACGAGCTCTACGACTCTGGGCTTCTTTGTACCTCAGGATTCGTATTTTGGAAACAGCTTTATACCCGTGCTGCCTCGTCTGGAGCCGCTGCCGTCGCCCGCGACCACGCCCACCACTCCGAACGCCCCTGCCGGCCTTAATATCAGCAAGTAG
- the Mettl5 gene encoding rRNA N(6)-adenosine-methyltransferase Mettl5 isoform X1 yields MARMKLRKLEEYLQGVDGFEQPKILLEQYPTPPHIAACMAHHMQAQHEDIEGRLVGDLGCGCGMLSIASTLLGAQLTVGFELDGDAVDTFRSNVVEMELPNVDCVRADVLQLAGSKWEKSFDTVVMNPPFGTKHNAGMDMRFLEVALRLANSSVYSLHKTSTRSYIQKKEQEWGARGSVVAELRYNIDASYKFHKHKSKDIEVDFWRFDISKE; encoded by the exons ATGGCCCGGATGAAGCTGCGGAAGCTGGAGGAGTACCTCCAAGGCGTTGATGGCTTCGAGCAGCCCAAGATCTTGCTGGAACAATACCCCACGCCCCCGCACATAGCCGCCTGCATGGCCCATCACATGCAGGCGCAGCACGAGGACATCGAGGGAAGACTGGTGGGAGATCTGGGCTGTGGCTGCGGAATGCTCAGCATTGCATCCACCCTCCTGGGCGCCCAGCTCACGGTGGGCTTTGAACTGGACGGCGATGCAGTGGACACGTTTAGGAGCAATGTTGTGGAGATGGAGCTGCCCAATGTCGACTGTGTGCGGGCGGACGTCCTGCAGCTGGCGGGCAGCAAGTGGGAGAAGTCCTTCGACACGGTTGTGATGAACCCTCCGTTCGGGACAAAACACAATGCTGGCATGGACATGCGATTCCTGGAGGTGGCGCTGCGGTTGGCCAACAGCTCAGTTTACTCCCTGCACAAGACGTCAACACG GTCCTACATACAGAAAAAGGAGCAGGAATGGGGTGCGCGCGGTTCTGTGGTCGCTGAACTACGCTACAACATCGACGCAAGCTACAAGTTCCACAAACACAAGTCCAAAGATATCGAGGTGGACTTCTGGCGCTTCGACATCAGCAAAGAATAG
- the Mettl5 gene encoding rRNA N(6)-adenosine-methyltransferase Mettl5 isoform X2 produces MARMKLRKLEEYLQGVDGFEQPKILLEQYPTPPHIAACMAHHMQAQHEDIEGRLVGDLGCGCGMLSIASTLLGAQLTVGFELDGDAVDTFRSNVVEMELPNVDCVRADVLQLAGSKWEKSFDTVVMNPPFGTKHNAGMDMRFLEVALRLANSSVYSLHKTSTRNYGVT; encoded by the exons ATGGCCCGGATGAAGCTGCGGAAGCTGGAGGAGTACCTCCAAGGCGTTGATGGCTTCGAGCAGCCCAAGATCTTGCTGGAACAATACCCCACGCCCCCGCACATAGCCGCCTGCATGGCCCATCACATGCAGGCGCAGCACGAGGACATCGAGGGAAGACTGGTGGGAGATCTGGGCTGTGGCTGCGGAATGCTCAGCATTGCATCCACCCTCCTGGGCGCCCAGCTCACGGTGGGCTTTGAACTGGACGGCGATGCAGTGGACACGTTTAGGAGCAATGTTGTGGAGATGGAGCTGCCCAATGTCGACTGTGTGCGGGCGGACGTCCTGCAGCTGGCGGGCAGCAAGTGGGAGAAGTCCTTCGACACGGTTGTGATGAACCCTCCGTTCGGGACAAAACACAATGCTGGCATGGACATGCGATTCCTGGAGGTGGCGCTGCGGTTGGCCAACAGCTCAGTTTACTCCCTGCACAAGACGTCAACACG AAATTATGGAGTGACCTGA
- the LOC108020455 gene encoding uncharacterized protein, with translation MVLSRCLLILAALLLTSLSVQAQILPRGHCRPTLIRVQVGGSVCMRICYHRDYRGPPVLCRRVAKEGVVPVCGNGCCLSGPNCMQQFYT, from the coding sequence ATGGTTCTTTCTCGTTGCCTGCTGATCCTGGCTGCACTACTGCTAACTTCCTTATCCGTCCAAGCGCAGATCCTGCCCCGTGGTCATTGCCGCCCCACCTTAATCAGAGTGCAAGTGGGTGGGTCTGTCTGCATGCGCATCTGCTACCACCGGGACTACCGCGGACCGCCGGTCCTCTGCCGTCGCGTCGCCAAAGAGGGAGTGGTGCCCGTCTGCGGCAACGGTTGTTGCCTCAGCGGTCCCAACTGCATGCAGCAGTTCTACACCTAA
- the Aldh7A1 gene encoding putative aldehyde dehydrogenase family 7 member A1 homolog: MLAHLRNLSRLALPRRLVTQSASYSSTSSFLIDQPEYSFLKELGLERDNSGVYSGQWQGNGSSITSYDPGTGRPIATVRQGNVKELEQTIGLAVEAYKQWRQVPAPVRGEIVRQIGDELRKYKEPLGKLVSLEVGKIYSEGQGEVQEFIDICDYAVGLSRIYSGQLINSERADHSILEAWRPLGVVGVISAYNFPNAVFGWNAAIALTTGNSVLWKGAPSTPLVSVATTKIVADVLRRNNLPPVVTLCQGGTDVGQTLVADKRVNLVSFTGSCQTGRDVGVEVQRRFGKVILELGGNNALIIDESANVKMALDAALFGCIGTSGQRCTTTRRIIVHEKLHDQFVKALVGKYKQLIPKIGHQLDAQTLVGPVHTQQNVENYKTAIEEAKSLGGTVAFGGKVIEREGFYVEPTVITGLPHDANVVHRETFAPIVYILKAKNVDQAIEWNNEVEQGLSSAIFTENIGQAFKWIGAKGSDCGIVNINTTTNGAEIGGAFGGEKATGGGRESGSDAWKQYCKRATITVNHSGELACAQGVVFNVE; this comes from the coding sequence ATGTTGGCACATCTAAGAAATCTTTCGAGGCTGGCATTGCCCCGCCGACTGGTCACCCAGTCCGCCAGCTACTCATCGACCTCCTCGTTCCTGATCGACCAGCCGGAATACAGTTTCCTGAAGGAATTGGGCCTAGAACGCGACAATTCAGGAGTTTATTCCGGTCAATGGCAGGGTAATGGTTCGTCCATCACCAGCTACGACCCCGGAACTGGCCGACCTATAGCCACAGTGCGTCAAGGAAATGTCAAGGAACTCGAGCAGACCATCGGGCTGGCAGTGGAGGCCTACAAGCAGTGGCGACAGGTTCCAGCTCCAGTTCGAGGTGAAATAGTACGCCAGATCGGTGATGAACTGAGGAAGTACAAGGAACCGCTGGGAAAACTTGTGTCCCTCGAAGTGGGCAAAATCTACAGCGAAGGCCAGGGAGAAGTGCAGGAGTTCATTGATATCTGCGACTATGCAGTTGGTCTCTCCAGGATCTATTCCGGTCAGCTGATCAACTCAGAGCGGGCCGATCACTCGATTCTGGAGGCCTGGCGTCCTCTGGGAGTGGTGGGCGTTATTTCGGCCTACAACTTTCCCAATGCTGTTTTCGGCTGGAATGCTGCGATTGCTTTGACCACTGGCAACAGTGTGCTGTGGAAAGGCGCACCCAGCACGCCCTTGGTCTCGGTGGCCACCACCAAAATCGTGGCTGATGTGCTGCGCAGGAACAACCTTCCGCCAGTAGTGACCCTTTGCCAGGGAGGCACCGATGTGGGTCAGACCCTGGTGGCTGACAAAAGAGTGAACCTCGTGTCCTTCACCGGCAGCTGTCAAACTGGTCGCGATGTGGGCGTAGAAGTCCAGCGCAGATTCGGTAAGGTCATCCTCGAATTGGGTGGTAACAATGCCTTGATCATCGATGAATCTGCAAACGTGAAAATGGCACTGGACGCTGCTCTCTTCGGTTGCATTGGCACTAGTGGTCAGAGGTGCACCACAACCAGGAGAATTATTGTTCACGAAAAGCTGCATGATCAGTTTGTTAAGGCGCTGGTTGGTAAGTATAAGCAGCTAATACCCAAGATTGGACACCAGCTTGACGCTCAAACTCTGGTGGGTCCCGTCCACACGCAACAAAACGTGGAGAACTACAAAACGGCCATCGAGGAGGCCAAGTCCTTGGGTGGAACCGTAGCCTTCGGCGGCAAGGTAATCGAGCGGGAAGGTTTTTACGTGGAACCCACGGTAATCACCGGATTGCCCCACGATGCCAACGTTGTCCATCGGGAAACCTTTGCCCCAATCGTGTACATCCTCAAAGCCAAGAACGTGGACCAGGCCATCGAATGGAATAACGAGGTGGAGCAGGGCTTATCGTCCGCCATTTTCACCGAGAACATTGGCCAGGCCTTTAAGTGGATTGGAGCCAAAGGTTCCGATTGTGGCATCGTCAACATCAACACCACCACCAATGGTGCCGAGATTGGAGGTGCTTTCGGAGGAGAAAAGGCCACTGGAGGTGGTCGCGAATCCGGATCGGATGCCTGGAAGCAGTATTGCAAGCGGGCCACCATCACAGTCAATCACTCCGGCGAACTGGCTTGCGCCCAGGGCGTCGTCTTCAATGTGGAGTAG